The sequence GGCGACTGCTCTGCGCCTGTTCGAGACCCAGCGCATCAAGCGTTGCGGCCACGTCCGCTGCCTGTGCTTCGGTATCCTCGTGCGAGATGTCGCGCACATGCAGGATGAGATCGGCCTCCGTCACCTCCTCCAGCGTCGCGCGGAACGCGGCGATGAGGTGCGTCGGCAGGTCGGAGATGAACCCCACCGTATCCGACAGGATGACGTCGCGCCCGTGCGGCAGCGTCACCCGCCGAAGCGTCGGGTCGAGCGTTGCGAACAGGAGATCCTTGGCGAAGACCTCGGCCTGGGTCAGCCGGTTGAACAGCGTCGACTTGCCGGCATTGGTATAGCCGACCAGCGCCACGACGGGCTGCGGCACCTTCTTGCGCTTGGCGCGGTGCAGCTCGCGGGTGCGCGTGACCTGCTCGAGATCCTTTTCCAGCCGGTTGATCCGCTCCTGGATGAGGCGCCGGTCGGCCTCGATCTGGGTTTCGCCGGGACCGCCGACGAAGCCGAGACCGCCGCGCTGGCGCTCAAGGTGGGTCCACGAGCGCACGAGCCGGCTTTTCTGCCACTTCAGGTGGGCAAGCTCCACCTGCAGCGTGCCTTCCGCCGTACTGGCGCGGTCGCCGAAGATTTCCAGGATGAGGCCGGTACGGTCGAGCACCTTGCAATGCAGCGCCTTTTCCAGATTGCGCTGCTGGATCGGCGTCAGCGGATGATCGACGACGACGAGCTCGATCTCCTCCGCCTTCACGATGGCGGCGAGTTCCTCGACCTTGCCGCTGCCGAACAGCGTTCCGGGCTTGGGCGTTGCGACCGTGGCGATGCCGCTGGAGACGATCTCGAGGTCGATGGCGGCGGCAAGGCCGATCGCCTCTTCAAGCCGCGCCTCCGGCGAGCGGCGAAGCTGGGCGGCACTTTCGCCGCGCTGCCGGCCGGTCAGCACCGGAACGATGACGGCGGCTCGTGCGCCAGCGGCCCCGCGCGGGCCCTCGAACGGATTGTCCGGTTCCTGCGCGGGTTTGTCCTTCCGATTCGAGCGGGGTTGGTTCTTCAATCAGCCCGCCGTCTTTTCGCCGGTCTCGTCCGGCTCGAACAGCTGCACCGGAGCATTCGGCATCACGGTGGAGATCGCGTGCTTGTAGACAAGCTGCGAGTGTCCGTCACGGCGCAGAAGAACGCAGAAGTTGTCGAACCAGGTCACGACGCCTTGCAACTTCACGCCATTGATCAAAAAGATCGTCAGCGGGGTCTTCTGCTTGCGTACATGGTTGAGGAAAGTATCTTGAAGGTTTTGAGCGCGGTCAGCCATGTTTTATTTTTTCCTGCATTCGCATTGTCGTTTATTGGTGCGCCCAGCCGGAAACAAAATCTGTCACCATGCAGTTCTGCTGCCCGCAGCATTGCGCCCGGCAGACCCGGCGTCAAGAGCCCGGAGGAAGACCCTCGGACGCACGACGCCAGTTTAGCGCATCCTCGTTGCCATTTCTGCCCGTTTATATGCCACAGCCTGCCTCAAGTCACACCGCACTGACTTCGGCGGTCTCATGGAACATGCGTCGCAGTTCCCGCGTCAACTCTCCGGGATGGCCGTTGCCGATGGACTGGCCGTCGATCTGCACCACCGGCATCACCACCGTCGTCGCGGCGGTCATGAAGGCTTCCTTGGCCTGCTTCGCCTCTTCCAGGCTGAAGGCACGCTCCTCGAAAGTGAGGCCGTTGCGCTCGATCATGTCGAGGACGACCTGACGGGTAATGCCCTTCAGGATGCCGCTCACCGCCGGCCGGGTTACCAGGCAATTGTCCTTGGTGACGATCCAGGCATTGGTCGAACCGCCCTCGGTCACCATCCCGTCGCGGTCGACGAACCAGGCTTCCTTGGCGCCCGCTTCCTTCGCCTTCTGCTTGGCCAGCACATTGGGCAGAAGGCCGACGGTCTTGATGTCGACACGCTCCCAGCGGTTCTCCGGCACGGAGATCACCGAAACGCCCTTTTCGGCCAGGGCGGCAGCGGCTGCCGGCTGGGAGGAACGGGCCGTCACCACGAGCGCCGGCTCGACGTATGCGGGCGGAAAGACGTGGTCGCGACGCGACACGCCGCGGGTCACCTGCATGTAGACGAGCCCGTCGCGCACCTTGTTGCGGCGAACGACCTCGTGCAGAACCTGCGACAGGGCGGCACGGCCCATCGGCATGCGGATCGACAGTTCGCCGAGCGAACGCTCCAGGCGGTCGAGATGGCGCCGCTCGTCGACGAGATGGCCGTGCCAGATCTCGCAAACCTCGTAAACGCCATCGGCGAACTGGTAGCCCCGGTCCTCGATATGAATGGCGGCCTCCGCGTGCCGGACATAGCGCCCGTTCACATATGCGATGCGGCTCATGCTTCCTCCAGTCGATTGCGGAACGCGGCAGCCCGGCCGCGTATCAGAAGAATTCCAGGCTGACGCGGAACATCTGCTCCACCTGCCGCACCCGCTCCGCAATGGCAAACAGCACACAGCGGTCATGGGCGCGGATCACGGTGGAGCCGTCCGGCGTAATCACGGTCCCGTCGCGGAAGACCGCGCCGACGCGAATGCCGTCGGGCAGATCGACCTCCCGCAAGGGCTTGCCGACGAGCGGCGAGGTTTCCAGTGCTTCGGCCTCGATGACCTCGGCCGCGCCGTTCTGCAGAGCATGGACACCGCGGATACGGCCGCGCCGCACATGCTGCAGGATCTTGGAGATCGTCACTTGCCTTGGATTGACGAAGGCGTCAATGCCGAGCGCATGGGCGAAGGTCGGATAGCTCGGATTGTTGAGCAGCGACAGGTTGCGCTTGCAGCCGAGCTTCTTGGCCATCACGCAGGACAGGATGTTGACCTCGTCCTCGTTGGTCAGCGCGATCAAGGTGTCCGCGTCCTGAATGTCGGCTTCCTTGAGGATGGTCTGGTCCAGCGCGCTGCCATGCAGGATCACGGCGCGCTTCAAGGTGTCGGCGATGCTGAGCGCGCGCTCGCGCGAATGCTCGATGATCTTGACCTTGGCCGCCGACTGGCGCTGTTCCAGCGTGCGCGCGACATAATGGCCGATATTGCCGCCGCCGGCGATGACGACGCGGGTCGCCTCCGGCTCCTCGTGACCGAAGATCGCCAGCGTCCGCCGCACCTGGTCGCGCCGCGCGACCACATAGACCAGATCGCCGACGAACAGCGTGTCGGAACTCTTGGGAACGAAGAGATGGTTGCCGCGAAACACGCCGGTGACCACAGCGCCGAGATCGGGAAACAGCTCGGTGAGCTGGCGCAGCGGCGTGTTCACCACCGGGCAATCCTCCCGGCAGATCAGGCCGACCACAACCACCTGGTCGTCGGCAAAGCGCACGGTCTCCACCGCCCCGGGCAGCGCAAGGCGGCGCAGCACCATCTCGCCCACCTCGATCTCCGGCGAGATGATGACGTCGATGGGCATGTTGTCCCGGGAGAAGAGGTCGCTCCAATGCGGCTTCAGATAGCTCTGGGCCCGCACGCGCGCCACCTTGGTCGGCACCTTGAACAGGGAATGGGCCACCTGGCAGGCGACCATGTTGACCTCGTCGTAGAGGGTGACGGCGATCAGCATGTCGGCCTGGTCCGCGCCGGCCTGCGCCAGCACATCCGGATGCGCGCCATGGCCGACGAACCCGCGCACGTCGAGCGTGTCGCGGATCGCGTTGATCAGCCGCGGCGAGGAATCGATGACAGAGACATCGTTCTGTTCGGCCGCAAGCTTCTCGGCAATGCCGTAGCCCACCTGGCCGGCGCCGCAAATCACCACTCTCATCGGATCGAAGTCCCTTCAAGGTGTCCGGTCAATCCGGAACCTACCACGTCGCAACGGCTATGAAAGACCAAGCGACTTCAGCTTCCGGTGCAGGGCGGAACGTTCCATGCCGACGAACTCCGCCGTACGCGACACGTTGCCTCCGAACCGCTTAATCTGGGCCTGCAGGTAATCCCGCTCGAACATCTCGCGCGCATCCCGAAGCGGCAGCGCCATCAAGTGCTCGCCGCCGCCATTGGTCGGCAGGCTCGGCACGTCGGCACCGATCTCGCCCGGAAGCAGGTCGGCGGTGATCACGGCCTCCGAATCGCCGCGGGTCAGGATCATCAGCCGTTCGACGTTGTTGCGCAGCTGGCGCACGTTGCCCGGCCAGTCATGGGCCTGCAGCACCGCCATCGCATCCTCGCCGATCTTGCGGATCGGCAGGCCGGATGCAGCCGAAATCTGCTCCATGAAGAAATGGACCAGGTCGGGAATGTCGTCGCGCCGCTCGGCCAACGGCGGCACCTGCAGCGGCACCACGCCCAGCCGGTGGAACAGGTCCTCGCGGAAGCGCGCCTCGGAGATCTCGCCCTCCAGGTTGCGCGCGCTCGAGGACAGGATCCGGATATCGACGCTGACCTTGCCGACACCGCCGACGCGGGTGAAGGTCTGGTCGACAAGCACGCGCAGGATCTTGCCCTGGGTCTCGTAGGGCATGTCGGCGACTTCATCGATGTAGAGCGTGCCGCCATGGGCCTCTTCCATCGCGCCGACCTTGCGGATCCGCCCGTCGGAATCCTCGATGCCGAAGAGCTCCTCTTCCATGCGTTCGGGCGTGATCGTCGCCGCGTTGATCACCACGAAGGGATTGCGCGCGCGCTGCGACATGGCGTGGATCGTGCGGGCGGTCAGCTCCTTGCCGGCGCCCGAGGGACCGATGATCAGCACCCGGCTGTTGGTCGGGGCGACACGCTCGATCATGTGGCGCAGGTTGTTCATCGCGCTGCTGGCGCCCAGCAGCTCCGGCGCATCGCCGCTGCGCTGGCGCAGCTGCTTGATCTCGCGCTTGAGCGAAGTGGCCTCCAGCGCGCGCTCGGTGATCAGCACCAGCCGGTCGGCCTTGAACGGCTTCTCGATATAGTCGTAGGCGCCGCGCTTGATGGCCGACACCGCCGTCTCGACATTGCCGTGACCGGAAATGATCACCACCGGCAGGTCGGGGTCCTGCGCCTTGATGGCATCCAG comes from Stappia sp. 28M-7 and encodes:
- the hflX gene encoding GTPase HflX codes for the protein MKNQPRSNRKDKPAQEPDNPFEGPRGAAGARAAVIVPVLTGRQRGESAAQLRRSPEARLEEAIGLAAAIDLEIVSSGIATVATPKPGTLFGSGKVEELAAIVKAEEIELVVVDHPLTPIQQRNLEKALHCKVLDRTGLILEIFGDRASTAEGTLQVELAHLKWQKSRLVRSWTHLERQRGGLGFVGGPGETQIEADRRLIQERINRLEKDLEQVTRTRELHRAKRKKVPQPVVALVGYTNAGKSTLFNRLTQAEVFAKDLLFATLDPTLRRVTLPHGRDVILSDTVGFISDLPTHLIAAFRATLEEVTEADLILHVRDISHEDTEAQAADVAATLDALGLEQAQSSRLIEVWNKVDKLSDEHRQTLLAANRIDEGPVAVSAVTGEGVADLLARVELRLAEDSLVYELWLAPEDGEGLAWLYRNTDVLRRTDGEEGISLRVRVGERRKGEFTTRYRGVFTEIDEGSAD
- the hfq gene encoding RNA chaperone Hfq, yielding MADRAQNLQDTFLNHVRKQKTPLTIFLINGVKLQGVVTWFDNFCVLLRRDGHSQLVYKHAISTVMPNAPVQLFEPDETGEKTAG
- the dat gene encoding D-amino-acid transaminase yields the protein MSRIAYVNGRYVRHAEAAIHIEDRGYQFADGVYEVCEIWHGHLVDERRHLDRLERSLGELSIRMPMGRAALSQVLHEVVRRNKVRDGLVYMQVTRGVSRRDHVFPPAYVEPALVVTARSSQPAAAAALAEKGVSVISVPENRWERVDIKTVGLLPNVLAKQKAKEAGAKEAWFVDRDGMVTEGGSTNAWIVTKDNCLVTRPAVSGILKGITRQVVLDMIERNGLTFEERAFSLEEAKQAKEAFMTAATTVVMPVVQIDGQSIGNGHPGELTRELRRMFHETAEVSAV
- the trkA gene encoding Trk system potassium transporter TrkA: MRVVICGAGQVGYGIAEKLAAEQNDVSVIDSSPRLINAIRDTLDVRGFVGHGAHPDVLAQAGADQADMLIAVTLYDEVNMVACQVAHSLFKVPTKVARVRAQSYLKPHWSDLFSRDNMPIDVIISPEIEVGEMVLRRLALPGAVETVRFADDQVVVVGLICREDCPVVNTPLRQLTELFPDLGAVVTGVFRGNHLFVPKSSDTLFVGDLVYVVARRDQVRRTLAIFGHEEPEATRVVIAGGGNIGHYVARTLEQRQSAAKVKIIEHSRERALSIADTLKRAVILHGSALDQTILKEADIQDADTLIALTNEDEVNILSCVMAKKLGCKRNLSLLNNPSYPTFAHALGIDAFVNPRQVTISKILQHVRRGRIRGVHALQNGAAEVIEAEALETSPLVGKPLREVDLPDGIRVGAVFRDGTVITPDGSTVIRAHDRCVLFAIAERVRQVEQMFRVSLEFF
- a CDS encoding sigma-54 dependent transcriptional regulator: MAYDILIVDDEADIRDLIAGILDDEGYKTRTAGDSDSALAAIQERRPSMVVLDIWLQGSRLDGLELLDAIKAQDPDLPVVIISGHGNVETAVSAIKRGAYDYIEKPFKADRLVLITERALEATSLKREIKQLRQRSGDAPELLGASSAMNNLRHMIERVAPTNSRVLIIGPSGAGKELTARTIHAMSQRARNPFVVINAATITPERMEEELFGIEDSDGRIRKVGAMEEAHGGTLYIDEVADMPYETQGKILRVLVDQTFTRVGGVGKVSVDIRILSSSARNLEGEISEARFREDLFHRLGVVPLQVPPLAERRDDIPDLVHFFMEQISAASGLPIRKIGEDAMAVLQAHDWPGNVRQLRNNVERLMILTRGDSEAVITADLLPGEIGADVPSLPTNGGGEHLMALPLRDAREMFERDYLQAQIKRFGGNVSRTAEFVGMERSALHRKLKSLGLS